Proteins from one Pongo abelii isolate AG06213 chromosome 7, NHGRI_mPonAbe1-v2.0_pri, whole genome shotgun sequence genomic window:
- the MYC gene encoding myc proto-oncogene protein, translating into MPLNVSFTNRNYDLDYDSVQPYFYCDEEENFYQQQQQSELQPPAPSEDIWKKFELLPTPPLSPSRRSGLCSPSYVAVTPFSPRGDNDGGGGSFSTADQLEMVTELLGGDMVNQSFICDPDDETFIKNIIIQDCMWSGFSAAAKLVSEKLASYQAARKDSGSPNPARGHSVCSTSSLYLQDLSAAASECIDPSVVFPYPLNDSSLPKSCTSPDSSAFSPSSDSLLSSTESSPQASPEPLVLHEETPPTTSSDSEEEQEDEEEIDVVSVEKRQAPGKRSESGSPSAGGHIKPPHSPLVLKRCHVSTHQHNYAAPPSTRKDYPAAKRVKLDSVRVLRQISNNRKCTSPRSSDAEENDKRRTHNVLERQRRNELKRSFFALRDQIPELENNEKAPKVVILKKATAYILSIQAEEQKLISEKDLLRKRREQLKHKLEQLRNSCA; encoded by the exons TACGACTCGGTGCAGCCGTATTTCTACTGCGACGAGGAGGAGAACTTctaccagcagcagcagcagagcgAGCTGCAGCCCCCGGCGCCCAGCGAGGATATCTGGAAGAAATTCGAGCTGCTGCCCACCCCGCCCCTGTCCCCTAGCCGCCGCTCCGGGCTCTGCTCGCCCTCCTACGTTGCGGTCACGCCCTTCTCCCCTCGGGGAGACAACGACGGCGGTGGCGGGAGCTTCTCCACGGCCGACCAGCTGGAGATGGTGACCGAGCTGCTGGGAGGAGACATGGTGAACCAGAGTTTCATCTGCGACCCGGACGACGAGACCTTCATCAAAAACATCATCATCCAGGACTGTATGTGGAGCGGCTTCTCGGCCGCCGCCAAGCTCGTCTCAGAGAAGCTGGCCTCCTACCAGGCTGCGCGCAAAGACAGCGGCAGCCCGAACCCCGCCCGCGGCCACAGCGTCTGCTCCACCTCTAGCTTGTACCTGCAGGATCTGAGCGCCGCCGCCTCAGAGTGCATCGACCCCTCGGTGGTCTTCCCCTACCCTCTCAACGACAGTAGCTTGCCCAAGTCCTGCACCTCGCCAGACTCCAGCGCCTTCTCTCCGTCCTCGGATTCTCTGCTCTCCTCGACGGAGTCCTCCCCGCAGGCCAGCCCCGAGCCCCTGGTGCTCCATGAAGAGACACCGCCCACCACCAGCAGCGACTCTG AGGAGGAACaagaagatgaggaagaaatcGATGTTGTTTCTGTGGAAAAGAGGCAGGCTCCTGGCAAAAGGTCAGAGTCTGGATCACCTTCTGCTGGAGGCCACATCAAACCTCCTCACAGCCCACTGGTCCTCAAGAGGTGCCACGTCTCCACACATCAGCACAACTACGCAGCGCCTCCCTCCACTCGGAAGGACTATCCTGCTGCCAAGAGGGTCAAGTTGGACAGTGTCAGAGTCCTGAGACAGATCAGCAACAACCGAAAATGCACCAGCCCCAGGTCCTCGGACGCCGAGGAGAATGACAAGAGGCGAACACACAACGTCTTGGAGCGCCAGAGGAGGAACGAGCTAAAACGGAGCTTTTTTGCCCTGCGTGACCAGATCCCGGAGTTGGAAAACAATGAAAAGGCCCCCAAGGTAGTTATCCTTAAAAAAGCCACAGCATACATCCTGTCCATCCAAGCAGAGGAGCAAAAGCTCATTTCTGAAAAGGACTTGTTGCGGAAACGACGAGAACAGTTGAAACACAAACTTGAACAGCTACGGAACTCTTGTGCATAA